A genomic region of Caulobacter sp. NIBR2454 contains the following coding sequences:
- a CDS encoding alpha/beta fold hydrolase yields MTESSGRLEPVDGAPLAWRRVSGAGPTVVWLGGFMSDMSGTKAQALADWATAKGRSFVRFDYFGHGESEGAFRDGTITRWREDALAVIDQLTTGPVVLVGSSMGGWISCLAAAARPERVKAMVLIAPAPDFTEKLMIPEFPPEAHEALARDGVWMRPSEYGDPYPITRQLLEDGARWSILPGPVNVAVPVRILQGGQDPDVPWMHALTLAHAIRSDDVVFSLIKDGDHRLSRDQDIARLIAAVEELV; encoded by the coding sequence ATGACCGAATCATCCGGACGCCTGGAACCTGTGGACGGGGCGCCGCTGGCGTGGCGGCGCGTGTCCGGGGCGGGGCCGACGGTGGTCTGGCTGGGCGGCTTCATGTCGGACATGAGCGGGACCAAGGCCCAGGCCCTGGCCGACTGGGCGACGGCCAAGGGGCGGTCCTTCGTGCGCTTCGACTATTTCGGCCATGGCGAGTCCGAGGGCGCGTTCCGGGACGGGACCATCACCCGCTGGCGCGAGGACGCATTGGCGGTGATCGACCAGTTGACGACGGGGCCGGTGGTGCTGGTGGGCTCGTCCATGGGCGGCTGGATCTCCTGCCTGGCGGCGGCGGCGCGGCCTGAACGGGTCAAGGCCATGGTGTTGATCGCCCCGGCGCCGGACTTCACCGAGAAGCTGATGATCCCGGAGTTTCCGCCCGAGGCGCATGAAGCCCTGGCCCGCGACGGCGTGTGGATGCGGCCGTCGGAGTACGGCGATCCCTATCCGATCACCCGCCAGCTGCTGGAGGATGGCGCCCGCTGGTCGATCCTGCCCGGGCCGGTGAATGTGGCGGTTCCGGTGCGCATCCTGCAGGGCGGCCAGGACCCCGACGTGCCGTGGATGCACGCCCTGACCCTGGCCCACGCGATCCGGTCGGACGACGTGGTGTTCAGCCTGATCAAGGACGGGGACCATCGCCTGTCGCGGGACCAGGATATCGCGCGCCTGATCGCGGCGGTGGAGGAGCTGGTTTGA